In a genomic window of Pseudomonas mohnii:
- a CDS encoding bifunctional O-antigen ligase/aminoglycoside phosphotransferase family protein yields MQLNGLNNTSNRVFDFICLWILPLGYLLLLCALFFLPGRSLLHKLFYGLFSIPALLALCLRPRVGKELLNEPIFVAVLLFVAWALLSLFWGPSEQNIGGEFKPPLHTLLLFAGCYLLVRFRSEIIQPLLFCAATVALIASIYNLYMFARVYEPGMRLIGVGAFDNPLLSSHLFGFFCTYWLSLSMTCKRHQILWLSIPAMAVMFAAVMATGSRTPLVALTLAALWLSFICWNRRSVALLGALFVTGATVAVMFSRMINERGDSYRFEIWQMALQKIANHPWIGHGFNADLTLDPGIGFNLMEPHSFALGVLYYVGIVGLLPWLFFQAQGLLCSWRNRLQPLFIIASAWLVFGIGAGLTEGGGIISRPKEHWFLLWIPLALIAALSINLRARRLLAMPIKTVTASALQQLTANAQIVEEDGLGPKVLRLIDGSFLKLFRRRRWYTSGSFNPYSQRFAINSVQLRTMGIPTPPILDLYRLEDGSTAVHYSPLPGHTLRQVLQGITAPSVRQTLVERFGKFMAQLHEQGVYFRSLHLGNVLVLEDGEFGLIDLADMRIYPSSLSPSLRQRNLRHMQRYTVDKRWLFEDHFEALLNGYAAMASKADVDNLHKQVLTGNSPVRAHP; encoded by the coding sequence ATGCAATTAAACGGCCTGAACAATACTTCCAATCGTGTCTTCGATTTCATTTGCCTGTGGATTTTGCCGCTCGGTTATTTGTTGCTGCTTTGCGCGCTGTTTTTTCTTCCAGGGCGCAGTCTGCTCCACAAACTTTTTTATGGCCTGTTCAGCATTCCAGCGCTGCTAGCACTGTGCTTGCGCCCGCGGGTGGGCAAAGAACTGCTCAACGAGCCAATCTTCGTCGCAGTACTGCTGTTCGTGGCTTGGGCGCTGCTCAGCCTGTTCTGGGGTCCAAGCGAGCAAAATATCGGTGGTGAGTTCAAACCACCCTTGCACACATTGCTGCTGTTCGCCGGGTGCTACCTGCTGGTGCGTTTTCGCAGCGAAATTATCCAGCCGTTGCTGTTTTGCGCAGCAACGGTGGCGTTGATCGCATCGATCTACAACCTGTACATGTTTGCCCGCGTCTACGAACCGGGCATGCGCCTGATTGGTGTTGGCGCCTTCGACAATCCGCTGCTCAGCTCCCATTTATTCGGTTTTTTCTGCACCTACTGGCTGAGTTTGAGCATGACTTGCAAGCGTCACCAGATACTCTGGCTGAGCATTCCCGCAATGGCGGTCATGTTCGCCGCAGTGATGGCTACCGGCTCAAGGACACCACTGGTCGCACTGACACTGGCCGCGCTCTGGCTAAGCTTCATTTGCTGGAATCGGCGATCCGTTGCCTTGCTTGGCGCACTCTTCGTCACGGGTGCCACCGTTGCCGTGATGTTTTCGCGAATGATCAATGAACGGGGTGACTCCTACCGTTTCGAGATATGGCAGATGGCTCTGCAAAAAATTGCCAATCACCCGTGGATCGGACATGGCTTCAACGCCGACCTGACCCTCGACCCCGGCATCGGATTCAACCTGATGGAGCCCCATAGTTTTGCACTTGGCGTGCTCTATTACGTCGGTATTGTCGGCTTGTTACCCTGGCTGTTCTTCCAGGCTCAAGGCCTTCTGTGTAGCTGGCGCAACCGCCTGCAACCGCTGTTTATCATCGCTTCAGCCTGGCTGGTATTTGGCATCGGAGCAGGCCTGACTGAAGGCGGAGGGATTATTTCCCGGCCAAAAGAGCACTGGTTCCTGTTGTGGATTCCCCTGGCACTGATTGCCGCATTGAGCATCAACCTGCGGGCCAGACGCTTACTGGCCATGCCGATCAAAACAGTGACCGCGAGCGCCCTGCAACAGCTCACTGCCAATGCGCAAATCGTCGAAGAAGATGGTTTGGGGCCGAAGGTCCTGCGCCTGATCGACGGCAGTTTCCTCAAGCTGTTTCGACGCCGCCGGTGGTATACATCGGGCAGTTTCAACCCGTATTCCCAACGTTTTGCCATTAACAGTGTGCAACTGCGCACGATGGGTATTCCGACCCCCCCCATCCTTGACCTGTACCGGCTCGAAGACGGCAGTACCGCCGTGCACTACTCGCCCTTGCCAGGGCACACTTTGCGCCAAGTCCTGCAAGGCATTACCGCCCCCTCGGTACGTCAGACGCTAGTGGAACGTTTCGGCAAATTCATGGCGCAACTGCATGAGCAAGGTGTCTACTTCCGCTCTCTCCACTTGGGGAACGTGCTGGTACTGGAAGACGGTGAGTTCGGGCTGATCGATCTGGCGGATATGCGCATCTACCCTTCATCATTGAGTCCGTCCCTGCGTCAGCGTAATTTGCGTCATATGCAGCGTTATACCGTCGATAAGCGCTGGCTGTTCGAGGATCATTTCGAAGCGCTGCTCAATGGATACGCTGCGATGGCATCGAAAGCCGACGTGGATAACCTGCACAAACAAGTGCTGACCGGAAACTCCCCGGTCCGGGCTCACCCATGA
- a CDS encoding acyltransferase family protein: protein MNEINPIYAIAAYLLAIVTAALVLRAVPKISDHLEHAGNSRFASIDGLRGYLAFGVFIHHSIITWIFLSTGKIDLPPSNFYSQLGQGSVALFFMITGFLFWDRLLTQGRQHDWLAFAVSRLFRLYPLYLPLMALVFVTVFYLQNWELKDSGTQFIGQILSWLTFDRPDVNQYHQTGMLISNVTWTLAYEVFFYMALPLAGLIFVYRGGWLQTVLCLIGIYALYQLVGWEHSLKKHFLAGFLGGIAAAYWIRRPHLLAWGKTPLAGAIALLALAIAFTAFDRAFSLESLLLISLFFVIVASGNPLFGALRPRSIRWLGEISYSTYLLHGFLIWVLMQRLPLMLHLDAREIRVFLPLLALGSCLLILISSMTYLYIEKPGINAGKKTLHWLRQNRNTQKRLSETSAPLG from the coding sequence ATGAATGAAATCAATCCGATTTACGCGATAGCGGCCTACCTGCTCGCCATCGTGACCGCTGCACTTGTGCTACGCGCCGTACCGAAAATCTCCGATCATCTGGAACATGCGGGTAACAGTCGCTTTGCCAGCATTGATGGACTGCGCGGATATCTCGCGTTCGGCGTGTTTATCCACCATTCAATCATTACCTGGATATTCCTGAGCACGGGCAAGATCGATTTACCGCCGAGCAATTTCTACTCGCAACTTGGCCAGGGCAGCGTTGCGCTGTTTTTCATGATCACCGGATTTCTGTTCTGGGACCGGTTGCTCACCCAAGGGCGGCAACATGACTGGCTGGCCTTTGCGGTATCGAGACTCTTTCGCCTCTACCCGCTTTACCTGCCACTGATGGCGTTGGTCTTTGTGACGGTGTTCTATCTGCAGAACTGGGAACTCAAGGACTCTGGCACCCAGTTCATTGGACAGATCCTGTCCTGGTTGACCTTCGACCGACCGGACGTCAATCAATACCACCAAACCGGGATGCTGATCTCCAATGTCACCTGGACCCTGGCTTACGAAGTGTTCTTCTACATGGCCCTGCCACTGGCTGGACTGATTTTTGTCTATCGTGGCGGTTGGCTACAGACGGTGCTGTGCCTGATCGGCATTTATGCCCTGTATCAACTGGTTGGCTGGGAGCACTCACTGAAGAAACATTTCCTGGCCGGCTTTCTCGGTGGCATTGCAGCGGCGTACTGGATTCGCCGCCCGCATTTGCTGGCCTGGGGCAAGACCCCTCTGGCCGGTGCAATTGCCTTGCTGGCGCTAGCCATTGCATTTACGGCATTCGACCGCGCCTTCAGCCTGGAATCGTTGTTGCTGATTTCGTTGTTTTTCGTGATCGTAGCTTCTGGAAACCCTCTGTTTGGAGCCCTTAGACCACGCAGCATCCGCTGGCTCGGAGAGATCAGCTATAGCACTTACTTGCTGCATGGCTTCTTGATCTGGGTGCTGATGCAGCGACTGCCGCTGATGTTGCACCTGGACGCCCGCGAAATCCGGGTTTTCCTGCCACTGCTCGCCCTGGGTAGCTGCTTGCTGATTTTGATCAGCAGCATGACCTACCTGTATATCGAGAAACCAGGCATCAACGCGGGCAAGAAAACCCTGCACTGGCTACGTCAAAACAGGAATACTCAAAAAAGACTTTCGGAAACATCCGCCCCACTTGGTTGA
- a CDS encoding glycosyltransferase codes for MSNAQPLVTVIIASYNHGRYIEQSILSVLNQTYQNIELLVVDDGSSDDSVERINALQAQHGFDFRVQKNQGLTNTLNGAIARSSGSLIVPFGSDDIMLPDRIAIQVEYMDGKPEVGICAGNIELIDADGNLYPEKRQRRDVPFRRLDFDDMFLERKPYPPAPTLMIRREALDKVGGFDPNIRLEDLLIELKVTRAGYFIDGLNVVMARYRKHATNSYKNHRFMIDNILRSYALFSDHPLYDEVRYKFLSSMFLKTANRDRKLARELLAQIPFKAWNKKTWRGLGRLFFSPLEKD; via the coding sequence ATGAGCAACGCTCAACCTCTCGTAACGGTCATCATCGCCTCGTATAACCATGGTCGTTATATCGAGCAGAGCATTCTCAGTGTCCTAAATCAGACCTATCAGAACATCGAACTGCTGGTGGTCGATGATGGTTCCAGCGATGACAGTGTTGAGCGAATCAACGCTTTGCAGGCCCAACACGGGTTCGATTTCCGGGTCCAGAAGAATCAGGGGCTGACCAACACCCTGAACGGCGCGATTGCCCGTTCCAGCGGCAGCCTGATCGTGCCGTTCGGTTCCGATGACATCATGCTGCCGGACCGCATTGCCATCCAGGTCGAGTACATGGACGGCAAACCTGAAGTCGGGATTTGCGCCGGCAACATCGAGCTGATCGACGCTGACGGCAACCTGTACCCGGAGAAGCGTCAGCGTCGCGATGTGCCGTTCCGTCGCCTGGACTTCGACGACATGTTCCTGGAGCGCAAACCCTATCCTCCTGCACCGACCCTGATGATCCGCCGCGAAGCGCTGGACAAAGTGGGCGGGTTTGACCCGAACATTCGCCTGGAGGATTTGCTGATCGAGTTGAAGGTGACCCGCGCCGGTTACTTCATCGATGGTTTGAACGTGGTGATGGCGCGCTATCGCAAGCACGCCACCAACTCCTACAAAAATCATCGCTTCATGATCGACAACATTCTTCGATCCTACGCGCTCTTTAGCGACCATCCGTTGTACGACGAGGTGCGCTACAAGTTCCTGAGCTCCATGTTCCTGAAAACCGCCAACCGTGATCGCAAGCTGGCCCGCGAGCTGCTGGCACAGATCCCGTTCAAGGCCTGGAACAAGAAGACCTGGCGTGGCCTGGGCCGCCTGTTCTTCTCACCGCTGGAAAAAGATTGA
- a CDS encoding glycosyltransferase family 4 protein translates to MSQRSKVLQLQPDYNVKAHDFADLAEQIVKALPSDRYEVTAAFLRGKPGPGEAVSRADRSVYFEFSDKALKGMRLRAMWRLYQFCRKEKFDVVICNRFKPVNMMLTLNRWLKVPLCIGISHGFGEYDRFYRRRQTQRLIDRHWRFVGVSPAVKQYLLDCDCGFTDQNTYAITNAIDIEQAEGLQHSRERARELLGIDPSVRLIGALGRLVPIKGHTYLLQAFAAIKDKYPATQLAIIGAGREESRLAAEIERLGLSGRAHLLGFRENALQYVRAFDIWTMPSLAEGLGLALLEGMSGHLPVIASNVPAMLPLIQGAGGLPITPADVPSLVAALDNYLGLSDEELKAKGEQAYRYLQEQHDIEVFRQEYLNLIDSGLSQARKEQP, encoded by the coding sequence ATGAGTCAACGGTCAAAGGTTCTGCAGTTGCAGCCTGACTACAACGTCAAGGCCCATGATTTTGCTGATCTCGCGGAGCAGATCGTCAAGGCCCTGCCCAGCGATCGCTATGAAGTCACCGCAGCGTTTTTGCGAGGCAAGCCTGGACCTGGCGAGGCGGTGAGCCGTGCCGACCGTTCAGTGTATTTCGAGTTTTCCGACAAGGCACTCAAGGGCATGCGCCTGCGTGCCATGTGGCGTCTGTATCAGTTCTGCCGCAAAGAGAAATTCGATGTGGTGATCTGCAACCGTTTCAAGCCAGTGAACATGATGCTGACACTCAATCGTTGGTTGAAAGTGCCTCTGTGTATTGGTATTTCCCATGGGTTCGGCGAGTACGACCGGTTTTATCGGCGCCGCCAGACTCAGCGTCTGATCGATCGGCACTGGCGTTTTGTCGGCGTGTCGCCAGCGGTCAAGCAATACCTGCTGGATTGTGACTGCGGCTTCACTGATCAGAATACCTATGCCATCACCAATGCCATCGACATCGAACAGGCCGAAGGCTTGCAGCACAGCCGTGAGCGTGCCCGCGAGTTGTTGGGCATCGATCCGTCGGTGCGGTTGATCGGTGCGCTGGGGCGCTTGGTGCCGATCAAGGGGCACACGTATCTGTTGCAGGCGTTCGCTGCTATCAAGGATAAGTATCCAGCCACTCAATTAGCGATTATCGGCGCCGGACGGGAAGAGTCGCGTCTGGCTGCCGAGATCGAGCGCCTGGGGTTGAGCGGTCGTGCGCATTTGCTCGGTTTCAGGGAGAACGCCTTGCAATACGTTCGCGCGTTTGACATCTGGACCATGCCATCCCTGGCTGAAGGCCTGGGTCTGGCGCTGCTCGAAGGCATGAGCGGCCATCTGCCGGTGATTGCTTCGAACGTGCCAGCCATGCTGCCATTGATCCAGGGCGCAGGTGGTCTGCCCATCACGCCTGCCGATGTGCCGAGCCTGGTCGCGGCCTTGGACAACTACCTGGGTCTGTCGGACGAAGAGCTCAAGGCCAAGGGCGAGCAAGCTTATCGTTATCTTCAGGAACAACATGACATCGAGGTGTTCCGCCAGGAATACCTGAACCTGATCGACTCTGGTTTGAGCCAGGCCCGCAAGGAACAACCATGA
- a CDS encoding DUF6625 family protein, with amino-acid sequence MINPSPRILFLMPYFGRWPFWMPFFLESCRRNPDIDWLFFSDCGVPENLPPNVTVESMTFSDYCGMVSERLDIDFAPKEAYKLCDIRPAFGLIHADRLQGYDFWGFGDIDLVYGDLRSYFTADRLASYDLFSTHERRVAGHLCLIRNTTRKRELFRQIKDWKTRFTDQKHHALDEGAFSRIFLWRKNFPEPLFKLVGKFNPWRRTSEFTEAFSTPGGCIKWHDGTENFPHKWYWRDGSVSNDRDGDRRFPYFHFVCWKRNEWPRLPEPDPAEVKRLAAEPAWVIDATGFHRGEL; translated from the coding sequence GTGATCAATCCATCCCCGCGAATATTGTTTCTGATGCCTTATTTCGGTCGTTGGCCGTTCTGGATGCCGTTTTTTCTGGAGAGCTGCCGCCGCAATCCCGACATCGACTGGTTGTTTTTCAGTGACTGCGGGGTTCCCGAGAATTTGCCGCCTAACGTCACCGTCGAGAGCATGACGTTCAGTGACTACTGCGGGATGGTGTCGGAGCGGCTGGACATCGACTTTGCGCCGAAGGAAGCTTACAAGCTGTGCGACATTCGGCCGGCGTTCGGGCTTATTCACGCCGACCGCCTGCAAGGCTACGATTTCTGGGGCTTCGGCGATATTGATCTGGTGTATGGTGACCTGCGCAGTTACTTCACTGCGGATCGCCTCGCTTCTTATGATCTGTTTTCCACCCACGAGCGACGAGTCGCGGGGCACCTCTGCCTGATCAGGAATACCACCCGCAAGCGCGAGTTGTTCCGCCAGATCAAGGACTGGAAAACACGCTTCACCGATCAGAAACATCACGCACTGGATGAGGGCGCATTCAGCCGAATCTTTCTATGGCGCAAGAATTTTCCCGAGCCTTTGTTCAAGCTGGTGGGCAAGTTCAACCCGTGGCGTCGCACCAGCGAATTCACCGAGGCATTCAGCACCCCGGGTGGTTGCATAAAGTGGCATGACGGCACGGAGAATTTTCCGCACAAATGGTATTGGCGCGATGGCAGTGTGAGTAATGATCGCGATGGCGATCGCCGGTTTCCGTATTTCCACTTTGTCTGCTGGAAGCGCAACGAGTGGCCACGGTTGCCAGAACCTGATCCGGCCGAGGTCAAGCGCCTCGCTGCTGAACCCGCCTGGGTTATCGACGCGACTGGTTTTCATCGGGGAGAGTTATGA
- a CDS encoding PIG-L deacetylase family protein encodes MSRKQQLLKRHRRNKRISLLMALALLIASGVVVAWWLPLVLAVLGWIAHEAWFADHLFYSPKDDYQYSFPPYTPQPKVHLSGEHLRLDDGVMLVDDATLVLALRVESTWLGRFIDPVVELSGGDNPDRQTFERGVNGLRYLNLSGQAQVLSRGELRLRGRFCRLLGEPVLWAFEHPDFRRQRVMVIAPHADDAELAAYGLYSQADEAWIVTLTAGEIEAEHFQQVGLNKVEAARLKGRLRAWDSIAVPRWAGVPEAHCVQLGYFCLQLAAMQASPAQPVGSREADLNDTRLFRHLNPFALPGDVDGSPTWNNLLADLRELLLRARPEVLVLPHPTLDPHPDHICAQEAVLEALRGLTWQPTTVLGYANHLHDNDRWPMGDAGQGIALPPAFDSSMPMQPYCLPVSLALQRDKAMALGMMHDLQPPMPFKRRVRRLIQWLLASRVPPLYGENDFFRKAVRRQELFWLLKRFETSVKQN; translated from the coding sequence GTGAGCCGAAAACAGCAACTGCTCAAGCGCCATCGACGCAACAAGCGTATCAGCCTGCTCATGGCGCTGGCGCTGTTGATCGCCAGTGGCGTCGTGGTGGCCTGGTGGTTGCCACTGGTGCTCGCGGTTCTGGGCTGGATTGCCCACGAGGCCTGGTTTGCCGACCATCTTTTCTATTCGCCCAAAGACGATTACCAATACAGCTTCCCGCCGTACACGCCACAACCCAAGGTTCATTTGAGCGGTGAGCATTTACGGCTCGATGACGGTGTCATGTTGGTCGACGACGCGACACTGGTGCTGGCGCTGCGGGTTGAAAGTACCTGGCTGGGGCGCTTTATCGATCCGGTGGTCGAGTTGTCAGGTGGCGATAACCCTGACCGACAAACGTTCGAGCGTGGGGTCAATGGTCTGCGCTATCTCAACTTGAGTGGTCAGGCGCAGGTGCTGTCGCGCGGAGAGTTGCGTTTGCGCGGGCGTTTCTGCCGGCTGCTCGGTGAGCCTGTGCTTTGGGCTTTCGAGCATCCGGATTTTCGCCGTCAGCGGGTGATGGTGATTGCGCCCCATGCCGATGATGCCGAGCTGGCGGCCTATGGCTTGTACAGTCAAGCCGACGAGGCCTGGATCGTCACGCTCACCGCCGGTGAAATAGAAGCCGAACACTTTCAGCAGGTCGGTCTGAACAAGGTCGAGGCTGCGCGTTTGAAAGGGCGTTTGCGAGCCTGGGACAGTATTGCCGTACCGCGCTGGGCCGGGGTTCCCGAAGCCCATTGCGTGCAACTGGGCTACTTCTGTCTGCAATTGGCAGCCATGCAAGCCTCGCCTGCCCAGCCAGTGGGTTCGCGGGAGGCGGATCTAAATGACACGCGATTGTTCCGCCACCTCAATCCCTTTGCTCTGCCGGGGGACGTAGACGGTTCGCCGACCTGGAACAATCTGTTGGCCGACCTGCGCGAGCTGTTGTTGCGAGCCCGCCCCGAAGTCCTCGTATTGCCACACCCGACCCTCGATCCACACCCGGATCACATCTGTGCTCAGGAAGCGGTCCTTGAGGCACTGCGAGGGCTGACGTGGCAGCCGACCACCGTGCTCGGTTACGCCAACCACCTGCATGACAATGATCGTTGGCCAATGGGTGATGCCGGCCAAGGTATCGCGTTGCCGCCAGCCTTCGATTCGTCGATGCCGATGCAGCCTTATTGCCTGCCTGTTTCTTTAGCGTTGCAACGCGATAAGGCCATGGCACTGGGCATGATGCACGACTTGCAGCCACCGATGCCGTTCAAGCGACGGGTGCGGCGATTGATACAGTGGTTGCTGGCCAGTAGAGTGCCCCCCCTCTATGGAGAAAATGATTTCTTTCGCAAGGCAGTCAGGCGTCAGGAGTTGTTCTGGCTTCTGAAGCGTTTTGAAACATCTGTGAAGCAGAACTGA
- a CDS encoding antimicrobial resistance protein Mig-14: protein MLNRFQGWRERGWSVADASTYAQAWQRYGGSVATHPLVVERLAQLADIPVRYLAWEQSGEVKAAIPTWGRDLALSKDVLKRKGKKGLFDLGNAEIILPAAEDAQVPLRHRARYLSALNENRFTGIRLQAEQLAMARTPEELSKKFRYNQRRELRLLEEAGGVVRAVSEFSSVELAAIYCDLFQRRWGFPATGAERMAEVIELLRELLIGSVIFLNDAPIAIQLVYRVETPQWISVEYINGGVDPETREFSPGSVLSFLNTQSAWEHARALDKPLRFSFGRADREYKDRWCNPVPVFTV from the coding sequence ATGCTCAACCGATTTCAAGGCTGGCGCGAACGTGGCTGGTCGGTAGCTGATGCTTCGACCTATGCCCAGGCCTGGCAGCGTTATGGCGGCAGTGTCGCCACTCATCCATTGGTGGTCGAACGGCTGGCTCAGTTGGCCGACATTCCGGTTCGTTACCTGGCCTGGGAGCAAAGTGGCGAAGTCAAGGCGGCGATTCCGACCTGGGGTCGTGATCTCGCCCTGTCCAAGGACGTGCTCAAACGCAAGGGTAAAAAGGGCCTGTTCGATCTCGGCAATGCCGAGATCATTCTTCCGGCCGCAGAAGATGCCCAGGTGCCCCTGCGTCATCGCGCTCGTTATTTGTCGGCCCTGAACGAAAACCGTTTCACCGGTATCAGGCTGCAGGCCGAACAGTTGGCCATGGCCCGTACCCCCGAAGAGCTGTCGAAGAAGTTTCGCTACAACCAGCGCCGTGAACTCAGGTTGCTGGAAGAAGCGGGCGGGGTGGTGCGAGCGGTTTCCGAGTTTTCCAGTGTTGAGCTGGCGGCGATCTACTGTGACCTGTTTCAGCGCCGCTGGGGCTTTCCGGCGACGGGCGCGGAACGCATGGCCGAGGTCATCGAGTTGTTGCGTGAGCTGTTGATCGGTTCGGTGATTTTCCTCAATGATGCGCCGATTGCGATACAGCTGGTTTACCGCGTCGAGACGCCGCAGTGGATCAGCGTCGAGTACATCAATGGTGGCGTCGACCCCGAAACCCGAGAATTCAGCCCCGGCAGCGTGCTGAGTTTTCTCAATACCCAAAGTGCCTGGGAGCATGCCCGGGCGCTGGATAAACCCTTGCGCTTTTCCTTCGGTCGCGCCGACCGGGAATACAAGGATCGCTGGTGCAACCCCGTGCCGGTCTTCACCGTATGA
- a CDS encoding glycosyltransferase, translating to MTRSAERHVLQFCHGYDGPFLDCARQYASLFAGTGYRVTTVFLTGVADAEVAAACACDEVLFMEYSSRAIRGLKLGAIGDLRKIAASRNFSFCIAHRFKPIYIALLGTSLPVIGVHHAFGDYKRRSRKLFAHIFRKRLSLLGVSDAVRDDMRECLPKWPAARIQTLYNRIDVPALQASQVSAGEAREILGLSPDAWIVGNVGRLHPDKDQATLLEGFATALPGLPANSQLVILGKGRLEEDLKAQARELGVGDRVLFLGQVPEARRYFRAFDVFALSSDHEPFGMVLLEAMAAGVPLLATACGGAKEVVEGVGILFPLGDAEHLAQGLQHLAAMNEQQRHRCAELMLDRLHERFSDRAVGDAFWHLPHVIEMAPRG from the coding sequence ATGACACGCTCGGCTGAACGCCATGTGCTGCAGTTCTGTCACGGCTATGACGGCCCGTTTCTGGACTGCGCCCGGCAGTACGCCAGCCTGTTCGCGGGGACCGGTTATCGTGTGACCACGGTGTTTCTGACCGGGGTTGCCGACGCCGAAGTCGCCGCGGCTTGTGCCTGCGATGAAGTGTTGTTCATGGAATACAGCTCCAGGGCCATTCGTGGCCTGAAGCTGGGAGCCATCGGCGATCTGCGCAAGATCGCCGCTTCGCGTAATTTCAGTTTCTGCATTGCCCATCGTTTCAAACCAATCTATATCGCCTTGCTTGGCACTTCGCTGCCCGTGATTGGCGTGCATCACGCGTTTGGCGATTACAAGCGCCGCAGCCGTAAACTCTTCGCACACATTTTTCGCAAGCGTCTGAGCCTGCTCGGGGTGTCCGATGCGGTTCGCGATGACATGCGTGAATGCTTGCCCAAGTGGCCGGCGGCGCGGATTCAGACGCTCTACAACCGCATTGATGTGCCGGCCTTGCAGGCCAGCCAGGTGTCGGCCGGTGAAGCGCGGGAAATCCTGGGCCTGTCGCCGGATGCCTGGATTGTCGGCAACGTCGGGCGGCTGCACCCGGACAAGGATCAGGCCACTTTGCTGGAAGGTTTTGCCACGGCTTTGCCGGGTTTGCCGGCCAACAGTCAACTGGTGATCCTCGGCAAAGGTCGTCTCGAGGAAGACCTCAAGGCCCAGGCCCGCGAGCTGGGAGTTGGCGACCGTGTCCTGTTTCTCGGCCAGGTACCCGAGGCGCGCCGTTATTTCCGCGCCTTCGATGTGTTTGCCCTCAGCTCCGATCACGAGCCGTTCGGCATGGTGCTGCTCGAAGCCATGGCCGCCGGTGTACCGTTGCTCGCCACGGCGTGTGGCGGGGCGAAGGAAGTGGTCGAGGGTGTGGGCATTCTGTTCCCGCTGGGCGATGCTGAACACCTGGCCCAAGGGCTGCAACATCTGGCGGCAATGAACGAACAGCAACGTCACCGGTGTGCCGAGCTGATGCTTGATCGCCTGCATGAGCGCTTCTCCGACCGCGCGGTAGGCGATGCTTTCTGGCATTTGCCACACGTTATCGAAATGGCGCCGAGGGGCTGA